A window of Cryptomeria japonica chromosome 3, Sugi_1.0, whole genome shotgun sequence contains these coding sequences:
- the LOC131037297 gene encoding secreted RxLR effector protein 161-like translates to MAECKPVSTPMETVCKLTKSDDSPAVNQSEYRLMIGSLLYLTASRPDLMFAVCLVSRFQSAPQQSHLNAVKRIFRYVQGTLDYGLWYPRTNDFTLVGFTDSDWAGCLDDRKSTSGAAFFLGDCLVAWHSKKQDCVTLSTAESEYIAATAFLGLKAIQVLIIWDSGYTGFDVTVLYSCYSFGIKGYTGFDHVTVFVFSSDFGQLFAQHSFWAWCYTVFQIAYSV, encoded by the exons ATGGCAGAGTGTAAACCAGTCAGCACTCCAATGGAAACAGTCTGTAAATTGACCAAATCTGATGACTCACCTGCAGTAAATCAATCTGAGTACAGGTTAATGATAggaagtctattatatttaactgcaTCTCGACCAGATTTAATGTTTGCAGTTTGTCTAGTCTCTCGCTTTCAATCTGCACCTCAACAATCTCATTTGAATGCTGTAAAACGAATCTTTAGATATGTTCAAGGCACACTagattatggtctttggtatccccgTACTAATGACTTCACTCTTGTTggcttcactgattctgattgggccggtTGTCTAGATGATCGTAAAAGCACCAGTGGAGCTGCCTTCTTTCTTGGTGATTGTCTTGTTGCGTGGCACAGTAAAAAGCAAGATTGTGTCACTCTGTCCACCGCAGAGTCAGAATATATAGCAGCCACTGCAT TTTTGGGATTAAAGGCTATACAGGTTTTGATCATTTGGGATTCAGGCTACACAGGTTTTGATGTTACAGTTTTGTATTCATGTTACAGTTTTGGGATTAAAGGCTATACAGGTTTTGATCATGTTACAGTTTTTGTATTCAGCTCAGATTTTGGACAATTGTTTGCTCAGCACAGTTTTTGGGCTTGGTGCTATACAG TTTTCCAGATTGCCTATTCTGTTTAG